In Malassezia restricta chromosome VII, complete sequence, the sequence GCGCCAAAAAGACCAGGTGTCTGATCCGACTTCACCAGAGGTGAGTGGACCCGAGTCGGAACGAAAGCCTGAGCTTTTGCTGGATGACCTTCCTATGGAAGATGATGCCGATACAGAAGGCCTTGACGAAGCTATGGATGAAGTCGCTGAAAAAATGGGCATCGTGCATCTTGGTCCTCTTCTTCATGCGCTGGCAGATAAGATACCCGATTTCCAGGAAAAAATGCGGCATCCTTTTGAGTCAACTGACAAAATTATGACGTCGTTGGGCGAAATCGAACCGCTCACGCAGACACGATATTGCATTGCTGAGCTGTATGCCGAACTTTTGCATTGCTCGAATATGGCGCTCTTGAACCGTCCGCCGAACTCTGGCCCAAAGTACTCATCGTCTGGCTCATTGCTGGGTGGTCTGGAAGGTCTtcatgcgctcgctcgcaGTCTGCAAGGCGAAGACGATTATGATCAGAGCAACCCTAACACTCAGTCTAGTGCTGAATGGTCGCCAGATGAGGCGTCCAGTACTAATGAGGCGGAAGTCTCCGGTCAAGATCGATCTCCATCTTTCTTGTCGTCTGAAAACGATCAGGAAGACGATGAAAGCGATGCCGAAAGCATCGCCTCTGCATTGTCCAGTATGTCTTTGGCTGATATGATCGCGCAGTTCGCACGTCCTCGCTCCTCGCAAAAAGACAGCGATGTTCAAATCGTTGGCAACTTTTTGAAGACACAGTTTCAGACGTTCCAGGTTATCCCTACTCTTATTGACATGATGCTATCCTACCCATGGAACAATTTTCTGCACAATGTTGTGTACGATATTATCCAGCAGCTCTTCAACAGCGACATCGATGTGGCTATCAACCGTAAACTGATAATTTCTGTATTCAAGGATGCACACCTTGTGGAAGCAATTCTCGAAGGTGCTCGTCGCAACCGCATATCTTCCGAAGATGTGCGTCGTATCCGACTTGGCTACATGGGCCACTTGAATTTGATTGCGGAAGAAATTATCAGGTTATTAGAACGCTTCCCTATGGAAATTGGTAATTTGGTTCAGGACCACTTTACTGAAGGATGGGATCAATTTATGAAGGAAGAATTGTCCGAGTCCCGTGCAAAAGAGTCGATGCCTCTCGCAGGGGGTAGGCCCTCTGCAGGTGGCATGGGTATGCAAAATTGGTCGAGCCTCGATTCTGACAATTGGTACTCTAACAACGATAATCACTCGTTTGCTCAGTATCTTTCTTCGCAGATGCGGACCGACGCggatgaagaagaagctgATGGAAATGTGCTTTCATTTATCGGCGATAGTGATGCCATGGTAATGCAGGGTGATACCGATCAGGACGAATGGGGTCCTTTTGCTGACTCACGTTCTGCCTTCGAGTTCACATCCACGGCTTCAGTGGACAACCATCAACCTGAAAAGCAAGAGAATCTCACACCAGCTGATTGGGCTGCTGAATTTCGTCGAGGCAATATGGGCGAAATCCCGTCTGAATCTGCTGTGGATAATGACTCGGACTCGGATGACATACCTAGTTCTCATGGTCCTGCCGGACATGGCACCGATGACTCCGACGAAAATGGTGACGATGATTCCCCCTACGTTGACCTACACAAACCTGCTACTCTTCGTCACTGCACGCAATCTTTGGATCGCAAGCATCCAGAACGTATCCCTGAAAGTGAAACTGATGAACAGCACTGGCCTACTGCCAatgcagctcgtcatgTTCGGACTCTGTCTGGAGGTGGTGAAGATAAGGCGCCAGTGCTCGCCGCCGAACAGTTGCATGAAGCTGTGGAAGCTACAAAAGAGGGATTACTGCGGCGTCGTCTATCCGATGGTACAGTGGTGACTGTCCCCCTAGATGATGCTGAGTTGACTCAGTCATCCTGAATGGAGATAGGCTGTCATAACCATAGTGGCCGTTACTGAGCATTGGACGTAACCAGATGCATGTATTCATGCATAATTGTTATGCATGCGAATTTTATTGGTTCAAGTCTGACGGGAAATTACGGGAGTGTCACTATTACGAGACCACAGAGATGACCCCGCATCTTATTCCATAAAACCTACCTTGGATTACACTGTACACCGGCTGACCGGCTTAGTCCCCTCGCCCATCACCTCTCAAGTATGACAAACGCATTTATTGTTGGCTCAAAGCGCACCGCCTTTGGATCTTTTGGTGGTAAGCTTAGCAACATCACTGCAGCTCAGCTTGGTGGCTATGCCGCCAAGGCTGctctcgcgcagctgccggCTAACACTCCTGTCTCTTCGACCGTGTTTGGTGTGGTCGCTCATACCGATCACACTGCCCCTTACACATCCCGTCATGTTGGTCACTATGCTGGCCTCCCTATAAATGTTCCTGCCTTGACGATCAATCGCCTATGTGGCAGTGGTTTCCAGGCGGTTATCAACGCCATCCATGAAATCAAGGTCGGTGATTCAGACGTCGTACTCACAGGAGGTACCGAGAACATGAGCATGTCCCCATACACGCTGCACGGTGTGCGTTTCGGTAACACTCGCTATGGTGTTGACCTTAAGCTCGTCGACAGCTTGGCTATCGCGCTTGTGGACCAGGTTCCAGTCCCTACCCCTATGGGTATTACCGCAGAGAACCTCGCGGAAAAGTACGGTATTACGCGTCAGCAGTGTGATGAATTTGCGCTTCGATCGCAGCAGCGCTGGGCTAAGGCCCATGAAGATGGCGCTTTCAAAGATGAGATTGCTCCCATTGAAGTTAAGGTGAAGAAGGCGACCGAAATTTTCGAGGTGGATGAATACCCTCGCCCCAAGACAAccatcgagacgctcgccAAGCTTCCTTCTGTGTTTAAGAAGGATGGCGTCGTTACTGCGGGTAATGCGTCCGGTATCTGTGACGGAGCGGCTGCTAATGTGATTGCCAGCGAGGAGGCAATTAACAAGCACGGCCTAAAGCCTCTCGCCCGCATTGTTAGCTATGGCGTGACTGCTTGTGAGCCTTCGATTATGGGCATTGGTCCTGTTGAAGCCATCAAGCTCGCCTTGAAGCGCAGCGGCTTGAGCATTGCTGACATGGATCTTATCGAAGTAAACGAGGCCTTTGCAGCTCAGTTCTTGTCGGTCCAGAAGGAACTTGAGCTTCCAATGGAGAAGACAAACGTGTTTGGTGGAGCTATTTCGATGGGTCACCCTCTTGGTGCTAGCGGTGCTAGGATTCTTTCGAATCTGACCTACAATCTCCACCGCCTTAATAAGAAGTATGCCCTCGGATCCGCTTGCATCGGTGGTGGTCAGGGTATTGCAGTTATCATCGAACGGGTTTAAATGCGATAAAGAGATTAAAGCGACAGAATTTTCTGAAATGCTCTGAGTGTACCTGATACAGTACGAATTATAGGATGCAATGATGCCATTGATAGACACTATGACAACGATTTTGATACATGAAAGAGATTGCAAAGCAAAAGTCGAAAGATATTACGCTTTAGACGATGCAAACAGCACATATAATGATTCAATACAGAACTCTTAGTGTATTGACTTTATAACTCAGTTGGTTAGAGTATCACGTTAACATAAAATCGTGACTAGCGGTGATTACCGTGAAAGTCCCCGGTTCGAGTCCGGGTAAAGTCAAATTTTTTACATTTATTTTAATCCATGCGCGACGATTCTACACCTCACATACCTACAAATGCCCAATCCAAATCATCTTACAACGTTTTTATCAGGAAAGTGTCCCATTCAACTAGGCAACATAGAACCTCCTTATCCATCTTATCCAAGGTAGATGCATCCATTTTTCTTCCTTCCAAATCGAGCCAATGGTGCAATTCCTGAATCATAGTTTTATCGACACGTTCTGAGAAAAACGCGTGCTTTACACGACTTGTACTAATGGCCCAATCGACATAAGCATGTTTTCCCATACCACGAATATCATTAGCGAGCGGAAGAGTAGAAGATCTGGACAAAAGGTGCTGGACGATGATCACTTTGGGTAGGTGCCATTTACGACAAAAGTTCGCAGGTTGCTTCCAGGCGGCGGTCGGCTCAAATAACAATGTCCGAAAGCTGCGAGCGACTTGAAAAGGAACATCACAATCATGCAATGTCAATGACTTACAACTCAAGAATCGACTTGTGTCGGACAAGAACTGCGAAAGTGTGAGTTCCAGTGCGGTCATATCAGAGATAATCTGATGTCTGTCAAAGCTGGCAGATAGTCGTAAGAGAGAAGCATGCATGACGAAAGTAGTTAATATATTAGAAGCCACATCTAATGTCCTGCGCATGTGAGTCGGTATGAAGTAGCGTACCATTGATAATGTCCATCTGGCAAAATGTATGAAGGCAAAAACTTTGTTCGTAAGTTTCGGGTCCTGTTGCAAAATTCCAGCATATATGCACTCGTATCTGTTCCTTTTGCCTCGGGACGTTGATCGATAGCTGATGATTCCGAACGCAATCGATGAATCCGACCAAGTATGGCGCTCATTTCGAGTCCGAATGAAAGTAAAAGTGGCCCTCGCAAAGCATCTTGCATCGTCTGAGTAACCATACGTATGGATTCCGATGCCATGCTTTTCACTTCAAGGTAGTTGAGCTTATTCATCTCAGACATAGATTCAAAAATTTGTTTGAGTATCTGAGCCACGCATACGTTGGTGCTTTGGCTTAGCGTAAATTGTTGCGTTGTAAGAGTAAAAGCATTTTCGTCTTGGCAAATCATGGCACGAAGTTGGTTGATAAATTTGCATATTACATCTGTGGCCGTTTGAGTGAGTTCTTGGAGCAAGATTCTGTCAAAAACACACTCTTCGATATCGGCGCGCAACATGGCAATGAAATGCTCAACTTTTTCCCTGTTCTGTGGATTCTTATTACTTGAGGTAACGCATGAACATATATGTTGCTCAGCTTCCTCACAGCGCTTGATGAAGCATGTGAGGTATTCTCTTGAGAGGTTTGTTAGATATTCGTGGATAGGTTTGGGTATCGGATTGTGTATCTGTTTTGAATGATCCGAAAACATAGAAACACGCGATAAGAGCT encodes:
- a CDS encoding SIT4-associating protein SAP185/190 → MFWRFGLASSSTIDSLLEKEDVTLEDVLNDADVLQESKANNEKLVEFFQRPGIVPRLLDYIVGNVEISDVSNSEAEQNVGFKYPFIASEVLSCEIPGVSKIMLDDANTLLGPFWDAMLSADALFQRGPVPLHEHPLTMGAYTGEKQDDEASDKKTNEPSKQHRISARTHGPGFSVLAGYWSKVNMTLLERHPNEMLAFVKTQPNVVEGLTNHFETPAMVELLYRLIQCEDTIPDSGIVAWLAEHGLIPRIVSLLSPFVSPDSHKAASEFLKTIISLSAPSPSSLNQVTIQETFGGPGEMLIGAGGVNNLLVRELASQENVDKMVSFMLDYEVGASCRNSISQDLSRKLDTPLQTLEEDTAVEEEEEEQDVWEFHQAMKNLQNRHLSMSRNLSMSGNGIRDSTATIRPSILRRCSSIKSTLSPKALVSSFVCCAGVFIELIRKNNSDYFEQHLFHTLRNYLVIRQQEVSSQRQKDQVSDPTSPEVSGPESERKPELLLDDLPMEDDADTEGLDEAMDEVAEKMGIVHLGPLLHALADKIPDFQEKMRHPFESTDKIMTSLGEIEPLTQTRYCIAELYAELLHCSNMALLNRPPNSGPKYSSSGSLLGGLEGLHALARSLQGEDDYDQSNPNTQSSAEWSPDEASSTNEAEVSGQDRSPSFLSSENDQEDDESDAESIASALSSMSLADMIAQFARPRSSQKDSDVQIVGNFLKTQFQTFQVIPTLIDMMLSYPWNNFLHNVVYDIIQQLFNSDIDVAINRKLIISVFKDAHLVEAILEGARRNRISSEDVRRIRLGYMGHLNLIAEEIIRLLERFPMEIGNLVQDHFTEGWDQFMKEELSESRAKESMPLAGGRPSAGGMGMQNWSSLDSDNWYSNNDNHSFAQYLSSQMRTDADEEEADGNVLSFIGDSDAMVMQGDTDQDEWGPFADSRSAFEFTSTASVDNHQPEKQENLTPADWAAEFRRGNMGEIPSESAVDNDSDSDDIPSSHGPAGHGTDDSDENGDDDSPYVDLHKPATLRHCTQSLDRKHPERIPESETDEQHWPTANAARHVRTLSGGGEDKAPVLAAEQLHEAVEATKEGLLRRRLSDGTVVTVPLDDAELTQSS
- a CDS encoding acetyl-CoA acyltransferase 2 yields the protein MTNAFIVGSKRTAFGSFGGKLSNITAAQLGGYAAKAALAQLPANTPVSSTVFGVVAHTDHTAPYTSRHVGHYAGLPINVPALTINRLCGSGFQAVINAIHEIKVGDSDVVLTGGTENMSMSPYTLHGVRFGNTRYGVDLKLVDSLAIALVDQVPVPTPMGITAENLAEKYGITRQQCDEFALRSQQRWAKAHEDGAFKDEIAPIEVKVKKATEIFEVDEYPRPKTTIETLAKLPSVFKKDGVVTAGNASGICDGAAANVIASEEAINKHGLKPLARIVSYGVTACEPSIMGIGPVEAIKLALKRSGLSIADMDLIEVNEAFAAQFLSVQKELELPMEKTNVFGGAISMGHPLGASGARILSNLTYNLHRLNKKYALGSACIGGGQGIAVIIERV